The Bombus terrestris chromosome 9, iyBomTerr1.2, whole genome shotgun sequence genome contains a region encoding:
- the LOC100643166 gene encoding kinesin light chain isoform X1: MGRTDMSKTLNAYRIKKIENIGRMTAMTQEEIMAGARIVSQGLEALRVEHGGLLQALQTQDAPVARDKASLLSKNIEMIELGLGEAQVMMALANHLQMVEAEKQKLRTQVRRLCQENAWLRDELAGTQQKLQASQQALVQLEEQKKHLDFMESMKQYDPDPSADDENAKDRPPDDPVVDLFPDDDADDRNSKSILPTPPSQFAQQVNAGYEIPARLRTLHNLVIQYASQGRYEVAVPLCKQALEDLEKTSGHDHPDVATMLNILALVYRDQNKYKEAANLLNDALAIREKTLGENHPAVAATLNNLAVLYGKRGKYKEAEPLCKRALDIREKVLGRDHPDVAKQLNNLALLCQNQGKYEEVERYYLRALEIYEGKLGPDDPNVAKTKNNLASCYLKQGKYKDAEVLYKQVLTRAHEKEFGAIAGDNKPIWQVAEEREENKHRNKENAPYGEYGGWHKAAKVDSPTVTTTLKNLGALYRRQGKYEAAETLEDCALRSRKEQTLEFVKQGKVAQILGEEKGSTRRGSRSSLANSEHEQHDEGSLPLVQRALHEGQSGHNDASPNKPGFKNKIFQAFGIHS; this comes from the exons ATGGGTAGAACAGATATGTCAAAAACGCTGAACGCTTATAGAAT caaaaaaatagaaaatattggtAGAATGACGGCCATGACGCAGGAAGAAATTATGGCTGGTGCCAGAATTGTATCCCAGGGTCTGGAAGCCCTGCGTGTTGAACACGGGGGACTTCTACAAGCCCTACAGACCCAGGATGCACCAGTCGCGAGAGACAAAGCTAGCTTGCTATCGAAGAACATTGAGATGATAGAGCTGGGCCTTGGTGAAGCACAGGTTATGATGGCACTTGCAAATCATTTACAAATGGTAGAGGCTGAGAAACAAAAGCTTAGAACGCAAGTGAGAAGGTTGTGCCAAGAGAATGCCTGGTTAAGGGATGAATTGGCTGGAACGCAACAAAAGTTGCAAGCCAGTCAGCAAGCA CTAGTCCAATTGGAAGAACAGAAGAAACACCTAGATTTTATGGAAAGCATGAAGCAATATGATCCTGATCCTTCTGCGGATGATGAAAATGCAAAAGACCGGCCACCAGATGATCCTGTGGTTGATTTATTCCCCGATGATGATGCGGACGACCGAAATAGTAAGT CGATATTACCGACACCGCCTTCGCAATTTGCACAACAAGTGAACGCTGGATACGAGATACCTGCGCGCTTGCGTACACTGCACAATTTGGTTATACAGTACGCCAGCCAAGGCCGTTACGAGGTGGCCGTTCCTCTCTGTAAACAGGCGTTGGAAGATTTGGAAAAGACTTCTGGTCACGATCATCCTGACGTCGCTACGATGTTGAATATCCTTGCTTTAGTATATAGGgatcaaaataaatataaagaagcAGCGAACTTGTTGAACGATGCCTTGGCTATTCGTGAAAAGACGCTCGGTGAAAATCACCCTGCAGTCGCTGCCACGTTGAATAACTTGGCCGTTTTGTATGGAAAACGAGGCAAATACAAGGAGGCTGAGCCATTGTGCAAACGTGCTCTTGATATCCGAGAAAAGGTTCTTGGTCGTGATCATCCTGATGTCGCGAAGCAGCTGAATAACCTTGCCTTGCTTTGCCAGAATCAAGGTAAATACGAAGAAGTGGAGCGCTATTACTTGCGAGCGCTGGAGATCTACGAAGGTAAACTTGGACCGGACGATCCTAATGTCGCGAAGACGAAAAATAATTTGGCATCGTGTTACTTGAAACAAGGAAAGTACAAGGATGCGGAAGTTTTGTACAAACAAGTATTGACTAGAGCACACGAGAAAGAGTTTGGTGCTATTGCTGGTGATAACAAACCAATCTGGCAG GTTgctgaagaaagagaagagaataaACACAGAAATAAAGAGAATGCTCCATATGGAGAATATGGAGGTTGGCACAAAGCTGCTAAAGTGGACTCACCTACAGTCACGACTACTCTAAAGAATCTTGGTGCGTTATATCGAAGACAAGGAAAATATGAAGCGGCCGAAACTCTAGAAGATTGCGCTCTTAGGTCACGAAAAGAG CAGACATTGGAGTTCGTGAAGCAAGGGAAAGTCGCGCAAATTTTAGGGGAAGAAAAAGGGTCGACGAGACGCGGTTCGCGATCCAGTTTAGCCAACAGCGAACACGAGCAACACGACGAG GGCTCGCTGCCGCTGGTACAAAGGGCGCTACATGAAGGACAGTCTGGCCACAACGACGCTAGTCCTAACAAACCCGGTTTTAAAAACAAGATCTTCCAAGCTTTCGGGATTCACTCGTAG
- the LOC100643166 gene encoding kinesin light chain isoform X7: protein MGRTDMSKTLNAYRIKKIENIGRMTAMTQEEIMAGARIVSQGLEALRVEHGGLLQALQTQDAPVARDKASLLSKNIEMIELGLGEAQVMMALANHLQMVEAEKQKLRTQVRRLCQENAWLRDELAGTQQKLQASQQALVQLEEQKKHLDFMESMKQYDPDPSADDENAKDRPPDDPVVDLFPDDDADDRNSKSILPTPPSQFAQQVNAGYEIPARLRTLHNLVIQYASQGRYEVAVPLCKQALEDLEKTSGHDHPDVATMLNILALVYRDQNKYKEAANLLNDALAIREKTLGENHPAVAATLNNLAVLYGKRGKYKEAEPLCKRALDIREKVLGRDHPDVAKQLNNLALLCQNQGKYEEVERYYLRALEIYEGKLGPDDPNVAKTKNNLASCYLKQGKYKDAEVLYKQVLTRAHEKEFGAIAGDNKPIWQVAEEREENKHRNKENAPYGEYGGWHKAAKVDSPTVTTTLKNLGALYRRQGKYEAAETLEDCALRSRKETLEFVKQGKVAQILGEEKGSTRRGSRSSLANSEHEQHDEERKYYVRAQ from the exons ATGGGTAGAACAGATATGTCAAAAACGCTGAACGCTTATAGAAT caaaaaaatagaaaatattggtAGAATGACGGCCATGACGCAGGAAGAAATTATGGCTGGTGCCAGAATTGTATCCCAGGGTCTGGAAGCCCTGCGTGTTGAACACGGGGGACTTCTACAAGCCCTACAGACCCAGGATGCACCAGTCGCGAGAGACAAAGCTAGCTTGCTATCGAAGAACATTGAGATGATAGAGCTGGGCCTTGGTGAAGCACAGGTTATGATGGCACTTGCAAATCATTTACAAATGGTAGAGGCTGAGAAACAAAAGCTTAGAACGCAAGTGAGAAGGTTGTGCCAAGAGAATGCCTGGTTAAGGGATGAATTGGCTGGAACGCAACAAAAGTTGCAAGCCAGTCAGCAAGCA CTAGTCCAATTGGAAGAACAGAAGAAACACCTAGATTTTATGGAAAGCATGAAGCAATATGATCCTGATCCTTCTGCGGATGATGAAAATGCAAAAGACCGGCCACCAGATGATCCTGTGGTTGATTTATTCCCCGATGATGATGCGGACGACCGAAATAGTAAGT CGATATTACCGACACCGCCTTCGCAATTTGCACAACAAGTGAACGCTGGATACGAGATACCTGCGCGCTTGCGTACACTGCACAATTTGGTTATACAGTACGCCAGCCAAGGCCGTTACGAGGTGGCCGTTCCTCTCTGTAAACAGGCGTTGGAAGATTTGGAAAAGACTTCTGGTCACGATCATCCTGACGTCGCTACGATGTTGAATATCCTTGCTTTAGTATATAGGgatcaaaataaatataaagaagcAGCGAACTTGTTGAACGATGCCTTGGCTATTCGTGAAAAGACGCTCGGTGAAAATCACCCTGCAGTCGCTGCCACGTTGAATAACTTGGCCGTTTTGTATGGAAAACGAGGCAAATACAAGGAGGCTGAGCCATTGTGCAAACGTGCTCTTGATATCCGAGAAAAGGTTCTTGGTCGTGATCATCCTGATGTCGCGAAGCAGCTGAATAACCTTGCCTTGCTTTGCCAGAATCAAGGTAAATACGAAGAAGTGGAGCGCTATTACTTGCGAGCGCTGGAGATCTACGAAGGTAAACTTGGACCGGACGATCCTAATGTCGCGAAGACGAAAAATAATTTGGCATCGTGTTACTTGAAACAAGGAAAGTACAAGGATGCGGAAGTTTTGTACAAACAAGTATTGACTAGAGCACACGAGAAAGAGTTTGGTGCTATTGCTGGTGATAACAAACCAATCTGGCAG GTTgctgaagaaagagaagagaataaACACAGAAATAAAGAGAATGCTCCATATGGAGAATATGGAGGTTGGCACAAAGCTGCTAAAGTGGACTCACCTACAGTCACGACTACTCTAAAGAATCTTGGTGCGTTATATCGAAGACAAGGAAAATATGAAGCGGCCGAAACTCTAGAAGATTGCGCTCTTAGGTCACGAAAAGAG ACATTGGAGTTCGTGAAGCAAGGGAAAGTCGCGCAAATTTTAGGGGAAGAAAAAGGGTCGACGAGACGCGGTTCGCGATCCAGTTTAGCCAACAGCGAACACGAGCAACACGACGAG GAACGGAAGTATTACGTTCGTGCGCAGTAA
- the LOC100643166 gene encoding kinesin light chain isoform X2, with amino-acid sequence MGRTDMSKTLNAYRIKKIENIGRMTAMTQEEIMAGARIVSQGLEALRVEHGGLLQALQTQDAPVARDKASLLSKNIEMIELGLGEAQVMMALANHLQMVEAEKQKLRTQVRRLCQENAWLRDELAGTQQKLQASQQALVQLEEQKKHLDFMESMKQYDPDPSADDENAKDRPPDDPVVDLFPDDDADDRNSKSILPTPPSQFAQQVNAGYEIPARLRTLHNLVIQYASQGRYEVAVPLCKQALEDLEKTSGHDHPDVATMLNILALVYRDQNKYKEAANLLNDALAIREKTLGENHPAVAATLNNLAVLYGKRGKYKEAEPLCKRALDIREKVLGRDHPDVAKQLNNLALLCQNQGKYEEVERYYLRALEIYEGKLGPDDPNVAKTKNNLASCYLKQGKYKDAEVLYKQVLTRAHEKEFGAIAGDNKPIWQVAEEREENKHRNKENAPYGEYGGWHKAAKVDSPTVTTTLKNLGALYRRQGKYEAAETLEDCALRSRKETLEFVKQGKVAQILGEEKGSTRRGSRSSLANSEHEQHDEGSLPLVQRALHEGQSGHNDASPNKPGFKNKIFQAFGIHS; translated from the exons ATGGGTAGAACAGATATGTCAAAAACGCTGAACGCTTATAGAAT caaaaaaatagaaaatattggtAGAATGACGGCCATGACGCAGGAAGAAATTATGGCTGGTGCCAGAATTGTATCCCAGGGTCTGGAAGCCCTGCGTGTTGAACACGGGGGACTTCTACAAGCCCTACAGACCCAGGATGCACCAGTCGCGAGAGACAAAGCTAGCTTGCTATCGAAGAACATTGAGATGATAGAGCTGGGCCTTGGTGAAGCACAGGTTATGATGGCACTTGCAAATCATTTACAAATGGTAGAGGCTGAGAAACAAAAGCTTAGAACGCAAGTGAGAAGGTTGTGCCAAGAGAATGCCTGGTTAAGGGATGAATTGGCTGGAACGCAACAAAAGTTGCAAGCCAGTCAGCAAGCA CTAGTCCAATTGGAAGAACAGAAGAAACACCTAGATTTTATGGAAAGCATGAAGCAATATGATCCTGATCCTTCTGCGGATGATGAAAATGCAAAAGACCGGCCACCAGATGATCCTGTGGTTGATTTATTCCCCGATGATGATGCGGACGACCGAAATAGTAAGT CGATATTACCGACACCGCCTTCGCAATTTGCACAACAAGTGAACGCTGGATACGAGATACCTGCGCGCTTGCGTACACTGCACAATTTGGTTATACAGTACGCCAGCCAAGGCCGTTACGAGGTGGCCGTTCCTCTCTGTAAACAGGCGTTGGAAGATTTGGAAAAGACTTCTGGTCACGATCATCCTGACGTCGCTACGATGTTGAATATCCTTGCTTTAGTATATAGGgatcaaaataaatataaagaagcAGCGAACTTGTTGAACGATGCCTTGGCTATTCGTGAAAAGACGCTCGGTGAAAATCACCCTGCAGTCGCTGCCACGTTGAATAACTTGGCCGTTTTGTATGGAAAACGAGGCAAATACAAGGAGGCTGAGCCATTGTGCAAACGTGCTCTTGATATCCGAGAAAAGGTTCTTGGTCGTGATCATCCTGATGTCGCGAAGCAGCTGAATAACCTTGCCTTGCTTTGCCAGAATCAAGGTAAATACGAAGAAGTGGAGCGCTATTACTTGCGAGCGCTGGAGATCTACGAAGGTAAACTTGGACCGGACGATCCTAATGTCGCGAAGACGAAAAATAATTTGGCATCGTGTTACTTGAAACAAGGAAAGTACAAGGATGCGGAAGTTTTGTACAAACAAGTATTGACTAGAGCACACGAGAAAGAGTTTGGTGCTATTGCTGGTGATAACAAACCAATCTGGCAG GTTgctgaagaaagagaagagaataaACACAGAAATAAAGAGAATGCTCCATATGGAGAATATGGAGGTTGGCACAAAGCTGCTAAAGTGGACTCACCTACAGTCACGACTACTCTAAAGAATCTTGGTGCGTTATATCGAAGACAAGGAAAATATGAAGCGGCCGAAACTCTAGAAGATTGCGCTCTTAGGTCACGAAAAGAG ACATTGGAGTTCGTGAAGCAAGGGAAAGTCGCGCAAATTTTAGGGGAAGAAAAAGGGTCGACGAGACGCGGTTCGCGATCCAGTTTAGCCAACAGCGAACACGAGCAACACGACGAG GGCTCGCTGCCGCTGGTACAAAGGGCGCTACATGAAGGACAGTCTGGCCACAACGACGCTAGTCCTAACAAACCCGGTTTTAAAAACAAGATCTTCCAAGCTTTCGGGATTCACTCGTAG
- the LOC100643166 gene encoding kinesin light chain isoform X6 produces the protein MGRTDMSKTLNAYRIKKIENIGRMTAMTQEEIMAGARIVSQGLEALRVEHGGLLQALQTQDAPVARDKASLLSKNIEMIELGLGEAQVMMALANHLQMVEAEKQKLRTQVRRLCQENAWLRDELAGTQQKLQASQQALVQLEEQKKHLDFMESMKQYDPDPSADDENAKDRPPDDPVVDLFPDDDADDRNSKSILPTPPSQFAQQVNAGYEIPARLRTLHNLVIQYASQGRYEVAVPLCKQALEDLEKTSGHDHPDVATMLNILALVYRDQNKYKEAANLLNDALAIREKTLGENHPAVAATLNNLAVLYGKRGKYKEAEPLCKRALDIREKVLGRDHPDVAKQLNNLALLCQNQGKYEEVERYYLRALEIYEGKLGPDDPNVAKTKNNLASCYLKQGKYKDAEVLYKQVLTRAHEKEFGAIAGDNKPIWQVAEEREENKHRNKENAPYGEYGGWHKAAKVDSPTVTTTLKNLGALYRRQGKYEAAETLEDCALRSRKEQTLEFVKQGKVAQILGEEKGSTRRGSRSSLANSEHEQHDEERKYYVRAQ, from the exons ATGGGTAGAACAGATATGTCAAAAACGCTGAACGCTTATAGAAT caaaaaaatagaaaatattggtAGAATGACGGCCATGACGCAGGAAGAAATTATGGCTGGTGCCAGAATTGTATCCCAGGGTCTGGAAGCCCTGCGTGTTGAACACGGGGGACTTCTACAAGCCCTACAGACCCAGGATGCACCAGTCGCGAGAGACAAAGCTAGCTTGCTATCGAAGAACATTGAGATGATAGAGCTGGGCCTTGGTGAAGCACAGGTTATGATGGCACTTGCAAATCATTTACAAATGGTAGAGGCTGAGAAACAAAAGCTTAGAACGCAAGTGAGAAGGTTGTGCCAAGAGAATGCCTGGTTAAGGGATGAATTGGCTGGAACGCAACAAAAGTTGCAAGCCAGTCAGCAAGCA CTAGTCCAATTGGAAGAACAGAAGAAACACCTAGATTTTATGGAAAGCATGAAGCAATATGATCCTGATCCTTCTGCGGATGATGAAAATGCAAAAGACCGGCCACCAGATGATCCTGTGGTTGATTTATTCCCCGATGATGATGCGGACGACCGAAATAGTAAGT CGATATTACCGACACCGCCTTCGCAATTTGCACAACAAGTGAACGCTGGATACGAGATACCTGCGCGCTTGCGTACACTGCACAATTTGGTTATACAGTACGCCAGCCAAGGCCGTTACGAGGTGGCCGTTCCTCTCTGTAAACAGGCGTTGGAAGATTTGGAAAAGACTTCTGGTCACGATCATCCTGACGTCGCTACGATGTTGAATATCCTTGCTTTAGTATATAGGgatcaaaataaatataaagaagcAGCGAACTTGTTGAACGATGCCTTGGCTATTCGTGAAAAGACGCTCGGTGAAAATCACCCTGCAGTCGCTGCCACGTTGAATAACTTGGCCGTTTTGTATGGAAAACGAGGCAAATACAAGGAGGCTGAGCCATTGTGCAAACGTGCTCTTGATATCCGAGAAAAGGTTCTTGGTCGTGATCATCCTGATGTCGCGAAGCAGCTGAATAACCTTGCCTTGCTTTGCCAGAATCAAGGTAAATACGAAGAAGTGGAGCGCTATTACTTGCGAGCGCTGGAGATCTACGAAGGTAAACTTGGACCGGACGATCCTAATGTCGCGAAGACGAAAAATAATTTGGCATCGTGTTACTTGAAACAAGGAAAGTACAAGGATGCGGAAGTTTTGTACAAACAAGTATTGACTAGAGCACACGAGAAAGAGTTTGGTGCTATTGCTGGTGATAACAAACCAATCTGGCAG GTTgctgaagaaagagaagagaataaACACAGAAATAAAGAGAATGCTCCATATGGAGAATATGGAGGTTGGCACAAAGCTGCTAAAGTGGACTCACCTACAGTCACGACTACTCTAAAGAATCTTGGTGCGTTATATCGAAGACAAGGAAAATATGAAGCGGCCGAAACTCTAGAAGATTGCGCTCTTAGGTCACGAAAAGAG CAGACATTGGAGTTCGTGAAGCAAGGGAAAGTCGCGCAAATTTTAGGGGAAGAAAAAGGGTCGACGAGACGCGGTTCGCGATCCAGTTTAGCCAACAGCGAACACGAGCAACACGACGAG GAACGGAAGTATTACGTTCGTGCGCAGTAA
- the LOC100643166 gene encoding kinesin light chain isoform X4: protein MGKKIENIGRMTAMTQEEIMAGARIVSQGLEALRVEHGGLLQALQTQDAPVARDKASLLSKNIEMIELGLGEAQVMMALANHLQMVEAEKQKLRTQVRRLCQENAWLRDELAGTQQKLQASQQALVQLEEQKKHLDFMESMKQYDPDPSADDENAKDRPPDDPVVDLFPDDDADDRNSKSILPTPPSQFAQQVNAGYEIPARLRTLHNLVIQYASQGRYEVAVPLCKQALEDLEKTSGHDHPDVATMLNILALVYRDQNKYKEAANLLNDALAIREKTLGENHPAVAATLNNLAVLYGKRGKYKEAEPLCKRALDIREKVLGRDHPDVAKQLNNLALLCQNQGKYEEVERYYLRALEIYEGKLGPDDPNVAKTKNNLASCYLKQGKYKDAEVLYKQVLTRAHEKEFGAIAGDNKPIWQVAEEREENKHRNKENAPYGEYGGWHKAAKVDSPTVTTTLKNLGALYRRQGKYEAAETLEDCALRSRKEQTLEFVKQGKVAQILGEEKGSTRRGSRSSLANSEHEQHDEGSLPLVQRALHEGQSGHNDASPNKPGFKNKIFQAFGIHS, encoded by the exons ATGGG caaaaaaatagaaaatattggtAGAATGACGGCCATGACGCAGGAAGAAATTATGGCTGGTGCCAGAATTGTATCCCAGGGTCTGGAAGCCCTGCGTGTTGAACACGGGGGACTTCTACAAGCCCTACAGACCCAGGATGCACCAGTCGCGAGAGACAAAGCTAGCTTGCTATCGAAGAACATTGAGATGATAGAGCTGGGCCTTGGTGAAGCACAGGTTATGATGGCACTTGCAAATCATTTACAAATGGTAGAGGCTGAGAAACAAAAGCTTAGAACGCAAGTGAGAAGGTTGTGCCAAGAGAATGCCTGGTTAAGGGATGAATTGGCTGGAACGCAACAAAAGTTGCAAGCCAGTCAGCAAGCA CTAGTCCAATTGGAAGAACAGAAGAAACACCTAGATTTTATGGAAAGCATGAAGCAATATGATCCTGATCCTTCTGCGGATGATGAAAATGCAAAAGACCGGCCACCAGATGATCCTGTGGTTGATTTATTCCCCGATGATGATGCGGACGACCGAAATAGTAAGT CGATATTACCGACACCGCCTTCGCAATTTGCACAACAAGTGAACGCTGGATACGAGATACCTGCGCGCTTGCGTACACTGCACAATTTGGTTATACAGTACGCCAGCCAAGGCCGTTACGAGGTGGCCGTTCCTCTCTGTAAACAGGCGTTGGAAGATTTGGAAAAGACTTCTGGTCACGATCATCCTGACGTCGCTACGATGTTGAATATCCTTGCTTTAGTATATAGGgatcaaaataaatataaagaagcAGCGAACTTGTTGAACGATGCCTTGGCTATTCGTGAAAAGACGCTCGGTGAAAATCACCCTGCAGTCGCTGCCACGTTGAATAACTTGGCCGTTTTGTATGGAAAACGAGGCAAATACAAGGAGGCTGAGCCATTGTGCAAACGTGCTCTTGATATCCGAGAAAAGGTTCTTGGTCGTGATCATCCTGATGTCGCGAAGCAGCTGAATAACCTTGCCTTGCTTTGCCAGAATCAAGGTAAATACGAAGAAGTGGAGCGCTATTACTTGCGAGCGCTGGAGATCTACGAAGGTAAACTTGGACCGGACGATCCTAATGTCGCGAAGACGAAAAATAATTTGGCATCGTGTTACTTGAAACAAGGAAAGTACAAGGATGCGGAAGTTTTGTACAAACAAGTATTGACTAGAGCACACGAGAAAGAGTTTGGTGCTATTGCTGGTGATAACAAACCAATCTGGCAG GTTgctgaagaaagagaagagaataaACACAGAAATAAAGAGAATGCTCCATATGGAGAATATGGAGGTTGGCACAAAGCTGCTAAAGTGGACTCACCTACAGTCACGACTACTCTAAAGAATCTTGGTGCGTTATATCGAAGACAAGGAAAATATGAAGCGGCCGAAACTCTAGAAGATTGCGCTCTTAGGTCACGAAAAGAG CAGACATTGGAGTTCGTGAAGCAAGGGAAAGTCGCGCAAATTTTAGGGGAAGAAAAAGGGTCGACGAGACGCGGTTCGCGATCCAGTTTAGCCAACAGCGAACACGAGCAACACGACGAG GGCTCGCTGCCGCTGGTACAAAGGGCGCTACATGAAGGACAGTCTGGCCACAACGACGCTAGTCCTAACAAACCCGGTTTTAAAAACAAGATCTTCCAAGCTTTCGGGATTCACTCGTAG
- the LOC100643166 gene encoding kinesin light chain isoform X3 yields the protein MGRTDMSKTLNAYRIKKIENIGRMTAMTQEEIMAGARIVSQGLEALRVEHGGLLQALQTQDAPVARDKASLLSKNIEMIELGLGEAQVMMALANHLQMVEAEKQKLRTQVRRLCQENAWLRDELAGTQQKLQASQQALVQLEEQKKHLDFMESMKQYDPDPSADDENAKDRPPDDPVVDLFPDDDADDRNTILPTPPSQFAQQVNAGYEIPARLRTLHNLVIQYASQGRYEVAVPLCKQALEDLEKTSGHDHPDVATMLNILALVYRDQNKYKEAANLLNDALAIREKTLGENHPAVAATLNNLAVLYGKRGKYKEAEPLCKRALDIREKVLGRDHPDVAKQLNNLALLCQNQGKYEEVERYYLRALEIYEGKLGPDDPNVAKTKNNLASCYLKQGKYKDAEVLYKQVLTRAHEKEFGAIAGDNKPIWQVAEEREENKHRNKENAPYGEYGGWHKAAKVDSPTVTTTLKNLGALYRRQGKYEAAETLEDCALRSRKEQTLEFVKQGKVAQILGEEKGSTRRGSRSSLANSEHEQHDEGSLPLVQRALHEGQSGHNDASPNKPGFKNKIFQAFGIHS from the exons ATGGGTAGAACAGATATGTCAAAAACGCTGAACGCTTATAGAAT caaaaaaatagaaaatattggtAGAATGACGGCCATGACGCAGGAAGAAATTATGGCTGGTGCCAGAATTGTATCCCAGGGTCTGGAAGCCCTGCGTGTTGAACACGGGGGACTTCTACAAGCCCTACAGACCCAGGATGCACCAGTCGCGAGAGACAAAGCTAGCTTGCTATCGAAGAACATTGAGATGATAGAGCTGGGCCTTGGTGAAGCACAGGTTATGATGGCACTTGCAAATCATTTACAAATGGTAGAGGCTGAGAAACAAAAGCTTAGAACGCAAGTGAGAAGGTTGTGCCAAGAGAATGCCTGGTTAAGGGATGAATTGGCTGGAACGCAACAAAAGTTGCAAGCCAGTCAGCAAGCA CTAGTCCAATTGGAAGAACAGAAGAAACACCTAGATTTTATGGAAAGCATGAAGCAATATGATCCTGATCCTTCTGCGGATGATGAAAATGCAAAAGACCGGCCACCAGATGATCCTGTGGTTGATTTATTCCCCGATGATGATGCGGACGACCGAAATA CGATATTACCGACACCGCCTTCGCAATTTGCACAACAAGTGAACGCTGGATACGAGATACCTGCGCGCTTGCGTACACTGCACAATTTGGTTATACAGTACGCCAGCCAAGGCCGTTACGAGGTGGCCGTTCCTCTCTGTAAACAGGCGTTGGAAGATTTGGAAAAGACTTCTGGTCACGATCATCCTGACGTCGCTACGATGTTGAATATCCTTGCTTTAGTATATAGGgatcaaaataaatataaagaagcAGCGAACTTGTTGAACGATGCCTTGGCTATTCGTGAAAAGACGCTCGGTGAAAATCACCCTGCAGTCGCTGCCACGTTGAATAACTTGGCCGTTTTGTATGGAAAACGAGGCAAATACAAGGAGGCTGAGCCATTGTGCAAACGTGCTCTTGATATCCGAGAAAAGGTTCTTGGTCGTGATCATCCTGATGTCGCGAAGCAGCTGAATAACCTTGCCTTGCTTTGCCAGAATCAAGGTAAATACGAAGAAGTGGAGCGCTATTACTTGCGAGCGCTGGAGATCTACGAAGGTAAACTTGGACCGGACGATCCTAATGTCGCGAAGACGAAAAATAATTTGGCATCGTGTTACTTGAAACAAGGAAAGTACAAGGATGCGGAAGTTTTGTACAAACAAGTATTGACTAGAGCACACGAGAAAGAGTTTGGTGCTATTGCTGGTGATAACAAACCAATCTGGCAG GTTgctgaagaaagagaagagaataaACACAGAAATAAAGAGAATGCTCCATATGGAGAATATGGAGGTTGGCACAAAGCTGCTAAAGTGGACTCACCTACAGTCACGACTACTCTAAAGAATCTTGGTGCGTTATATCGAAGACAAGGAAAATATGAAGCGGCCGAAACTCTAGAAGATTGCGCTCTTAGGTCACGAAAAGAG CAGACATTGGAGTTCGTGAAGCAAGGGAAAGTCGCGCAAATTTTAGGGGAAGAAAAAGGGTCGACGAGACGCGGTTCGCGATCCAGTTTAGCCAACAGCGAACACGAGCAACACGACGAG GGCTCGCTGCCGCTGGTACAAAGGGCGCTACATGAAGGACAGTCTGGCCACAACGACGCTAGTCCTAACAAACCCGGTTTTAAAAACAAGATCTTCCAAGCTTTCGGGATTCACTCGTAG